From one Roseinatronobacter sp. S2 genomic stretch:
- a CDS encoding IS3 family transposase (programmed frameshift), with the protein MTKSKMANRYSPEVRARAVRMVFEHQGSYETQAGAIAAIAPKIGCIPQTLREWIKQAEKDSGMRDGVTTEERDRIKALEREVRELRQANEILRKASAYFCAGGTRPPTEAMIAFIEDQRIVYGVESICRVLPIAPSTFYHRLACRADPSKASARHQRDAELRPEIKRVWDENYQVYGVRKAWHQMKRERFDVARCTVARLMKQIGIRGAVRGKVVKTTVPDTSAPCPRDKVNRQFRAPAPNMLWVSDFTYVSTWQGFIYVAFVIDTFADRIVGWRVSRSAKTDFVLDALEQALHDRRPVQKSGLVHHSDRGGQYLSIRYTERLAEAGIEPSVGSVGDSYDNALAETINGLYKTELVHRQGPWRNMQDLEMATLGWVDWFNHRRLLGPIGNIPPAEAEENFYAKRDVLDMVA; encoded by the exons ATGACGAAAAGCAAAATGGCAAATCGCTACTCGCCCGAGGTCCGCGCACGTGCGGTGCGGATGGTGTTCGAGCATCAGGGCTCATACGAAACGCAGGCGGGCGCGATCGCGGCCATTGCACCCAAGATTGGCTGTATTCCCCAGACGCTGCGCGAATGGATCAAGCAGGCCGAGAAAGACAGCGGCATGCGCGATGGGGTGACCACTGAGGAACGGGACCGGATCAAGGCCCTGGAGCGTGAGGTCCGGGAGCTGCGCCAGGCGAATGAAATTCTCCGCAAGGCGTCAGCTTATT TTTGCGCAGGCGGAACTCGACCGCCCACTGAAGCGATGATTGCCTTCATTGAAGATCAGCGCATTGTTTACGGCGTCGAGTCGATCTGCAGGGTTCTGCCGATCGCGCCGTCAACGTTTTATCACCGCCTCGCATGTCGCGCTGATCCTTCCAAAGCATCGGCGCGACATCAGCGGGATGCGGAATTGCGACCAGAAATCAAAAGGGTCTGGGATGAAAACTATCAAGTCTACGGGGTCCGCAAGGCGTGGCACCAGATGAAGCGCGAGCGCTTTGATGTGGCCCGCTGCACGGTTGCACGCTTGATGAAGCAGATCGGCATCCGTGGGGCTGTGCGCGGCAAGGTGGTCAAAACAACGGTTCCAGACACGTCAGCGCCCTGTCCGCGTGACAAGGTGAACCGTCAGTTCCGGGCACCGGCACCAAACATGCTGTGGGTCAGTGATTTTACCTACGTGTCGACATGGCAGGGCTTTATCTATGTGGCCTTCGTCATCGACACATTCGCTGATCGCATTGTTGGTTGGCGGGTATCGCGGTCTGCCAAGACAGACTTTGTTCTCGATGCCTTGGAACAGGCCCTGCATGATCGACGGCCTGTCCAGAAGAGCGGCTTGGTCCATCACTCGGATCGCGGCGGGCAATATTTGTCTATTCGATACACCGAGCGTTTGGCCGAAGCGGGCATTGAGCCATCGGTCGGCAGCGTCGGTGACTCATATGACAACGCCCTCGCGGAAACCATAAACGGCCTCTACAAAACCGAGCTGGTTCACCGCCAGGGCCCTTGGCGCAACATGCAGGATCTGGAAATGGCCACCCTCGGCTGGGTCGATTGGTTCAACCACAGACGCCTACTCGGGCCCATCGGGAACATCCCACCAGCAGAGGCTGAAGAGAACTTCTATGCAAAGCGTGACGTGCTCGATATGGTCGCGTGA
- the chrA gene encoding chromate efflux transporter: MQDRAYPTLTEATRIWARIGLLSFGGPAGQIALMHRILVEEQKWLGEKRFLHALNYCMLLPGPEAMQLAVYIGWLMHRTLGGIIAGLLFVLPGVVAIMALSWVYALYGNVGPVEALFFGLKAAVLAIVMQAVIRIGSRALKNGAMVAIAAASFMAIFGFAVPFPLIILTAGLIGFFGARAGLSAFQGGGGHGKVGAVQVDDADTLLGEESPDHTQVNRAWAFRISAVFLVLWLAPVALLFGVLGSANVFAQIAGFFSIMAVVTFGGAYAVLAYVAQEAVQNFGWLAPGEMLDGLGMAETTPGPLIMVTQFVGFMGAFRDASGLSPLIAGTLGGLLTTWVTFTPCFLWIFLGAPFIERLRDNRVLTAALTAVTAAVVGVILNLAIWFGLHVIFDEVRTITSFGLNIDIPVWPTLNLASTVLVIAAIIAVFQFRFGAVTVLLGCAAGGVALSLAGLL; encoded by the coding sequence ATGCAGGACCGAGCATACCCCACGTTGACAGAAGCCACTCGTATCTGGGCACGCATTGGCCTCTTGAGCTTCGGCGGTCCGGCCGGGCAGATCGCGCTTATGCACCGCATCCTCGTCGAAGAGCAGAAATGGCTGGGCGAGAAGCGGTTTCTGCACGCACTGAACTATTGCATGCTGCTGCCCGGTCCGGAGGCGATGCAGCTCGCCGTCTATATCGGCTGGCTTATGCACCGCACGTTGGGCGGCATCATCGCGGGTCTGTTGTTTGTGCTGCCGGGTGTGGTGGCGATCATGGCGCTGAGCTGGGTCTATGCCCTCTACGGCAACGTGGGCCCGGTCGAAGCGCTGTTCTTCGGGCTGAAAGCTGCGGTCCTGGCGATCGTCATGCAGGCAGTCATCCGCATTGGATCCCGCGCTCTCAAAAATGGTGCAATGGTCGCAATCGCCGCGGCGTCGTTTATGGCAATTTTCGGCTTCGCTGTTCCGTTTCCGCTCATCATTCTGACGGCCGGTCTGATCGGGTTCTTTGGCGCCCGTGCCGGTCTGTCTGCGTTTCAGGGCGGCGGCGGGCACGGCAAGGTTGGAGCGGTTCAGGTCGATGACGCAGATACTTTGTTAGGCGAGGAATCGCCCGACCACACGCAGGTGAACCGCGCGTGGGCGTTTCGCATCTCAGCAGTCTTTCTCGTGCTATGGCTTGCTCCGGTGGCCCTTCTGTTCGGCGTTCTTGGATCGGCAAATGTCTTTGCCCAGATTGCAGGCTTCTTCAGTATCATGGCTGTGGTTACGTTCGGCGGCGCATATGCGGTCTTGGCCTATGTTGCGCAAGAGGCAGTGCAGAATTTCGGCTGGCTCGCCCCAGGTGAAATGCTGGATGGGCTTGGTATGGCAGAAACGACACCTGGTCCGCTGATCATGGTCACGCAATTTGTCGGCTTCATGGGAGCGTTTCGCGACGCGAGCGGTCTGTCGCCTCTGATCGCAGGAACGCTGGGTGGGTTGCTGACGACATGGGTGACCTTCACGCCTTGCTTTCTATGGATTTTCCTCGGAGCGCCCTTCATTGAGCGTCTGCGTGATAACCGGGTGCTTACGGCGGCGCTGACCGCAGTTACGGCGGCTGTGGTCGGCGTGATCCTAAACCTCGCAATATGGTTCGGACTACATGTCATTTTCGATGAAGTGCGAACGATCACCTCTTTCGGTCTCAACATCGACATCCCCGTCTGGCCCACATTGAACCTCGCATCGACTGTGCTGGTAATCGCAGCAATCATCGCAGTGTTTCAGTTTCGCTTTGGGGCTGTGACGGTTCTTCTTGGCTGCGCAGCTGGGGGTGTTGCACTAAGCCTTGCGGGCCTCTTGTGA
- a CDS encoding ParA family protein codes for MHIITFFAPKGRVGRTVATITAALVEAGKRVDVLDLSDPRISERVPLPGNRTGYSSGLVAWGLHMVDAGIGEDRLRVKHVANYIGLAAGIVDASMEGVDVVLIDTPSRADDLTLAAVHQSSLAVMPATDALDAALIFDAIAEHYITILPRFCGLVTGARSPDEADLIKKVFFGWRTLNAVLPHNGCFPDQYHGKVLFDGKDRDGLAGIAQQAGRAFGQELLTVAEGKTLGKICTEDYDMPDGTALEYLRDLSKQNPHIWQ; via the coding sequence ATGCACATCATCACATTCTTCGCACCCAAGGGCAGAGTGGGGCGCACGGTCGCCACGATCACGGCGGCGCTGGTGGAGGCGGGCAAGCGGGTAGATGTGCTCGACCTGTCCGATCCAAGGATCAGTGAACGTGTGCCGCTGCCGGGCAACCGGACCGGTTACTCCTCCGGGCTAGTGGCCTGGGGGCTGCATATGGTGGACGCCGGGATCGGGGAGGACCGGCTGCGGGTCAAACATGTCGCTAACTATATCGGGCTGGCGGCAGGCATCGTCGATGCATCAATGGAAGGTGTCGATGTAGTGCTGATCGACACACCTTCCCGGGCCGACGATCTGACACTGGCAGCCGTTCATCAAAGCAGCCTTGCCGTCATGCCCGCCACCGATGCCCTGGATGCGGCACTCATCTTTGACGCAATTGCAGAGCACTACATAACCATTTTGCCGAGGTTCTGCGGGCTGGTAACGGGCGCGCGCAGTCCTGACGAGGCCGATCTGATCAAAAAGGTATTCTTCGGATGGCGCACGCTCAACGCGGTGCTGCCGCATAACGGCTGCTTTCCCGACCAGTATCATGGGAAAGTGCTGTTCGACGGGAAAGACCGGGACGGCCTGGCCGGTATTGCCCAGCAAGCCGGACGCGCATTCGGCCAAGAGCTCCTGACGGTAGCTGAGGGCAAGACCCTCGGCAAGATATGCACAGAAGACTACGATATGCCTGATGGTACCGCGCTCGAATACTTGCGCGATCTGTCAAAGCAAAACCCGCACATATGGCAGTGA
- a CDS encoding helix-turn-helix domain-containing protein has translation MAKTIRSEGHQALCEALIAARKAAGLTQSELANRLRCHQSFVARVESGERRIDVIELIVLARALSVHSSILLEAAENATRATHRI, from the coding sequence GTGGCAAAAACCATCAGGAGTGAAGGCCATCAAGCGCTCTGTGAAGCGCTTATAGCTGCCAGAAAGGCGGCGGGGCTTACGCAGTCAGAGCTTGCCAATCGTTTAAGGTGCCATCAGTCTTTTGTAGCGCGTGTTGAGAGCGGAGAACGCCGGATTGATGTGATTGAGCTGATTGTTCTGGCTAGAGCATTGTCTGTTCACAGCTCTATCTTGCTGGAAGCGGCAGAAAATGCAACTCGGGCAACACATCGGATCTAG
- a CDS encoding HNH endonuclease, whose product MPRLERAIINHPDRDERVELRGDLAGKYLAEMKGHRDAECRHPDVEIRAQTISDGRTQCKRQCLICGAPVGSAAKKQDGLPPWNEDALNTYMDARDIAQKAIRREYIQLHEQEIAVLEAKSGDWQAQYEAYRRTPLWQAKRARVLKRANGLCEGCLEAAAVVVHHLTYANMGDELFFQLVALCRDCHTKAHPEHYEAIFYDNDYVPCDQCRWGDGGVTCGRFEIPAYQALEAGGPCGPDARAFEGLK is encoded by the coding sequence ATGCCGAGACTTGAACGAGCAATTATAAATCATCCTGATAGGGACGAACGGGTCGAACTTCGGGGAGACCTGGCTGGGAAGTATCTAGCTGAAATGAAAGGTCACAGGGACGCTGAGTGTCGGCATCCGGACGTTGAGATACGGGCACAGACCATTTCTGATGGGAGGACACAGTGCAAACGCCAATGTTTGATTTGTGGAGCACCGGTCGGCAGTGCTGCGAAGAAGCAGGATGGTTTACCGCCGTGGAATGAAGATGCGTTGAATACCTATATGGACGCCAGAGACATCGCGCAAAAAGCAATACGGCGGGAATACATCCAACTTCATGAACAAGAAATTGCAGTGCTTGAGGCAAAATCAGGTGACTGGCAGGCGCAATATGAGGCCTACCGCAGAACCCCACTGTGGCAGGCCAAGCGCGCACGCGTTCTGAAGCGAGCGAATGGCCTGTGTGAGGGATGTCTTGAGGCCGCTGCTGTTGTCGTTCACCATCTGACCTATGCGAACATGGGAGATGAGTTGTTTTTCCAGCTTGTCGCACTCTGTCGGGATTGCCATACAAAAGCCCATCCTGAACACTACGAAGCGATATTCTACGACAACGACTACGTTCCGTGCGACCAATGCAGATGGGGCGACGGTGGTGTGACATGCGGCAGGTTTGAAATACCGGCATACCAAGCTCTTGAAGCCGGTGGGCCATGTGGTCCTGATGCCCGGGCCTTCGAGGGGCTCAAATGA